In one Mycobacterium sp. NBC_00419 genomic region, the following are encoded:
- a CDS encoding Calx-beta domain-containing protein, whose amino-acid sequence MSSNAFGLRIGSAAFAMGLGLAVASSPGVALADNPDSAGTSQSSNPSDANNSAAPTRSVGTSRRASSAHSGGAAAGPKKRAAAASITQPDSHSSDTPKAATAAVSGAVAHAGEVDDSATNSAAAEQVSVPAEASATVTAAVDPAPQSVLAPSRRATAVAARSTNIMSGFLSLLGLSPSGAGTGLPASPLQFLTGALELVRREIESFVKQLTALLPTQITASLTAGAGVASATTGTTTTVTWAWGSNPVLAFNPATDKLDFGWMQSSQFTVTEKAGSVVIGVVDNNHTYTLQGVSLGQLQMSNIVAKDAGTVAKWQSLISNAQTAIPSVSVADTTVTEGNSGTTNAAFTVTLSKASTKPVTVSYTTSNGSATAGQDYTAGSGTVTFAAGETSKAIIVAVAGDATYEPNETFTVTLSNASGATVARATATATITNDDAAPVTPPTVSIANASLAEGNSGNSTMAFTVTLSKASTTAITLSYATSNGTATAGQDYAASSGTVTFAPGVVSQTITVGVIGDTTVESTETFTVTLSNPTGASIAVASATGTITNDDTATAPGSTAQWGTSFFAPYVDMGAWPVPNLLALSKTYGTSLMTLGFMQADQNGNLAWAGLAALEPSSTNEQAVAINTSIATFKAAGGDVMISFGGASGTSIAQAYAAKGKSAQDLANAYAAVIDTYGITHIDFDIEGAAVADPASIALNSAALALLQKAKPSVQIWYTLPVLPTGLTADGVNVVDAAVKAGVKLDGVNVMAMDYGESAAPTSGAGAKTMGAYAIQSAQSTYTQLSSLYAKYGKSFGWSQIGVTPMLGVNDIVSEVFTVADAQALEDFARTKGIGMLSMWQVLRDTPGTLGQASTGASGLSDPAGSFSKVFNDYGTINVVTYGSSTGGGGSTGGGGSTTPVTGGSTTTITWGWGTNPVLSFNPAKDKLDFVWMQPTEFDVTEKSGSVVITVVGNNHSYTLQGVTLRQLQIGNIVANDSATLAKWQSILAAAKAV is encoded by the coding sequence ATGAGTTCGAATGCGTTTGGATTGCGTATCGGTTCGGCGGCGTTCGCTATGGGCCTGGGTCTCGCGGTCGCGAGCAGCCCCGGGGTCGCGTTAGCTGACAATCCGGACTCCGCCGGGACGTCGCAATCGTCGAATCCGTCGGATGCCAACAACTCCGCGGCACCGACCCGCTCGGTCGGCACATCACGGCGGGCGTCCTCGGCCCACTCCGGTGGTGCCGCCGCGGGGCCCAAGAAGCGCGCCGCCGCGGCATCGATTACGCAGCCGGACTCACACAGCTCGGATACTCCGAAGGCCGCCACCGCGGCGGTGTCCGGCGCTGTCGCGCACGCCGGTGAGGTCGACGACAGTGCGACGAATTCTGCTGCAGCAGAACAGGTTTCTGTCCCTGCTGAAGCATCCGCGACTGTGACGGCGGCTGTCGACCCGGCACCGCAAAGTGTGCTGGCTCCCTCTCGGCGGGCCACGGCGGTTGCGGCCCGCTCGACGAATATCATGTCGGGCTTTCTGTCGCTGCTGGGGCTGAGCCCGTCGGGGGCTGGCACCGGACTGCCGGCGTCGCCGTTGCAATTCCTGACCGGCGCGCTGGAGTTGGTGCGCCGGGAGATCGAGTCCTTCGTCAAACAGCTCACGGCACTGCTGCCCACTCAAATCACTGCGAGCCTGACGGCCGGTGCCGGGGTGGCCTCGGCGACGACCGGCACGACGACGACGGTGACGTGGGCGTGGGGCTCCAACCCGGTGCTGGCGTTCAACCCGGCCACCGACAAACTCGACTTCGGGTGGATGCAGTCCAGCCAGTTCACCGTCACCGAGAAGGCCGGTTCGGTGGTGATCGGGGTCGTCGACAACAACCACACCTACACGCTGCAGGGCGTCAGTCTCGGGCAACTGCAGATGAGCAACATCGTTGCCAAGGACGCCGGCACCGTCGCCAAGTGGCAGTCCCTGATCAGCAACGCGCAGACGGCGATTCCGAGTGTCTCGGTCGCCGACACCACCGTCACCGAAGGCAACAGCGGCACCACCAACGCGGCCTTCACCGTGACTCTGTCGAAGGCATCCACCAAACCGGTGACGGTCAGCTACACGACGTCCAACGGCTCGGCCACCGCCGGCCAGGATTACACAGCCGGGTCGGGCACGGTGACCTTCGCGGCGGGTGAGACCTCCAAGGCCATCATTGTCGCCGTCGCTGGTGATGCGACGTACGAACCCAACGAGACGTTCACCGTCACCCTGTCGAATGCCTCCGGCGCCACTGTCGCCCGGGCCACCGCGACTGCGACGATCACCAATGACGACGCCGCGCCCGTCACGCCGCCGACCGTATCGATCGCCAACGCCTCTCTGGCCGAGGGCAACAGCGGCAACTCCACCATGGCCTTCACGGTGACGCTGTCCAAGGCGTCGACGACGGCGATCACCCTCAGCTATGCCACGTCCAATGGCACGGCGACGGCCGGCCAGGACTACGCGGCCTCCTCGGGCACCGTCACGTTCGCCCCCGGCGTGGTCTCCCAGACGATCACCGTCGGCGTAATCGGTGACACGACGGTCGAATCGACCGAGACGTTCACCGTCACCCTCTCGAACCCGACCGGTGCCAGCATCGCCGTCGCATCAGCGACCGGCACGATCACCAACGACGACACCGCCACCGCCCCCGGCAGCACCGCGCAGTGGGGCACCTCGTTCTTCGCGCCCTACGTCGACATGGGCGCATGGCCCGTGCCTAACCTGTTGGCGCTGTCGAAGACCTACGGCACCTCGCTGATGACGCTCGGCTTCATGCAGGCCGACCAGAACGGCAACCTTGCCTGGGCGGGATTGGCTGCGCTGGAGCCGAGTTCCACCAACGAACAGGCGGTGGCGATCAACACCTCGATCGCCACCTTCAAGGCGGCCGGCGGTGACGTGATGATCTCCTTCGGCGGAGCGTCGGGCACCAGCATCGCCCAGGCCTACGCGGCCAAGGGTAAGAGTGCCCAGGATCTGGCCAACGCCTACGCGGCGGTGATCGACACCTACGGCATCACTCACATCGACTTCGACATCGAGGGTGCCGCGGTGGCCGATCCGGCCTCGATCGCACTCAACAGTGCAGCGCTGGCACTGCTGCAGAAAGCCAAGCCCAGCGTGCAGATCTGGTACACCCTGCCGGTGTTGCCGACCGGGTTGACCGCCGACGGCGTCAACGTGGTGGATGCCGCGGTCAAGGCCGGGGTCAAACTCGACGGCGTCAACGTGATGGCGATGGACTATGGCGAATCCGCCGCGCCGACCAGTGGGGCTGGTGCAAAGACCATGGGCGCGTACGCGATTCAGTCTGCGCAGTCGACCTACACCCAACTGTCGTCGCTGTACGCCAAGTACGGCAAGAGCTTCGGCTGGAGCCAGATCGGTGTCACCCCGATGCTCGGTGTCAACGACATCGTCTCCGAGGTATTCACGGTGGCCGATGCGCAGGCGTTGGAGGACTTCGCCCGCACCAAGGGCATCGGCATGCTGTCGATGTGGCAGGTGCTGCGCGACACCCCGGGGACCCTCGGGCAGGCCTCGACCGGCGCGTCGGGATTGAGCGATCCGGCAGGCAGTTTCAGCAAGGTGTTCAACGATTACGGCACCATCAACGTCGTCACCTACGGCAGCAGCACCGGCGGTGGCGGCAGTACCGGTGGCGGTGGCAGCACCACCCCGGTGACCGGCGGCAGCACGACGACGATCACCTGGGGTTGGGGCACCAACCCGGTGCTGAGTTTCAACCCGGCCAAGGACAAGCTGGATTTCGTCTGGATGCAGCCGACCGAGTTCGACGTCACCGAGAAGTCCGGTTCGGTCGTGATCACCGTGGTCGGCAACAACCACAGCTACACCCTGCAGGGTGTGACCCTGCGCCAGTTGCAGATAGGCAACATCGTCGCCAACGACAGCGCCACCCTGGCCAAGTG